The following are encoded in a window of Cyprinus carpio isolate SPL01 chromosome B18, ASM1834038v1, whole genome shotgun sequence genomic DNA:
- the LOC109108867 gene encoding peroxisomal membrane protein 11A-like — protein METFISFTNQSQGRDRIFRATQYACALAKYLLRNEAKRKELVKKLQFLESNMSSGRKLFRLGNTVNSIHAAKSTLHISDPMLRFCLTFANLSRALYFICDNLLWARSIGLIRDLDKERWSLNSSRFYFLSLVMNLTRDVYVIIQLMVQKSRERHFQQKVDQHLSESPDVASVIVPQLDAFLFLLLESLRNEPSVVLDTVKNVCDLFIPLEKLGIYQTNAGVVGFCGLVSSLLGILSILRPSLKIKP, from the exons ATGGAAACTTTCATCAGCTTCACTAACCAAAGTCAAGGAAGGGATCGCATATTCAG AGCAACCCAATATGCGTGTGCTTTGGCGAAATACCTTCTGAGAAATGAAGCGAAGAGAAAAGAGCTGGTGAAAAAGCTGCAGTTTCTGGAGTCTAATATGAGTTCTGGGCGGAAGC tattCAGGCTTGGGAACACAGTCAACTCGATCCATGCGGCCAAGAGCACTCTTCATATTTCTGACCCCATGCTGCGCTTTTGCCTTACTTTTGCCAACCTCAGCCGTGCCTTGTATTTCATCTGTGACAACTTACTGTGGGCCAGAAGTATCGGGCTAATACGAGACCTCGACAAGGAGCGCTGGAGCTTGAACTCCAGTCGCTTCTATTTCCTGTCATTGGTTATGAATCTAACCAGAGACGTCTATGTGATCATCCAACTTATGGTGCAGAAGTCTCGGGAGCGACACTTCCAGCAAAAAGTCGACCAGCACCTCAGTGAAAGCCCGGATGTGGCTTCTGTCATAGTGCCTCAGCTTGATGCGTTCCTCTTCCTTCTCCTCGAGAGCCTCAGAAATGAACCATCTGTGGTTCTCGACACAGTTAAAAATGTTTGCGATCTTTTCATTCCACTTGAAAAACTGGGCATTTACCAAACAAATGCAGGGGTGGTGGGCTTCTGTGGCcttgtttcttctcttttagGTATATTGTCCATTTTGAGGCCCAGCCTCAAAATCAAGCCATGA